The following coding sequences are from one Saccopteryx bilineata isolate mSacBil1 chromosome 3, mSacBil1_pri_phased_curated, whole genome shotgun sequence window:
- the BCAT2 gene encoding branched-chain-amino-acid aminotransferase, mitochondrial isoform X2 yields MAAAALGQIWARKLPSVPWLLCGPRRYASSSFKAAELQVEMTQKPHKKPDPNETLVFGKTFTDHMLMVEWTEKNGWSRPRIQPFQNLTLHPACSALHYSLQLFEGMKAFKGSDRQVRLFRPWLNMDRMLRSALRLCLPSFDKVELLECIRRLVEVDKDWVPDSPGSSLYVRPVLIGNEPSLGVASSTRALLFVILCPVGAYFPGDAMNPVSLLADPGFIRAWAGGVGDCKLGGNYGPTVFVQQEAKSKGCEQVLWLYGPDHQLTEVGTMNIFIYWTHEDGVLELVTPPLNGVILPGVVRHSLLDLAQTWQEFRVVERQVTMKQVLRALEEGRVREVFGSGTACQVCPVHRILYQGKNLHIPTMENGPELILRFQKELKAIQYGGKAHEWMLPV; encoded by the exons ATGGCTGCAGCTGCACTGGGCCAG ATTTGGGCCCGAAAACTTCCTTCTGTCCCTTGGCTTCTGTGTGGTCCCAGAAGATATGCCTCATCCAGTTTCAAG gCAGCAGAGCTGCAGGTGGAAATGACACAGAAGCCACATAAGAAGCCTGACCCCAACGAGACCCTGGTGTTCGGGAAGACATTCACCGACCACATGCTGATGGTGGAATGGACTGAGAAGAATGGCTGGAGCCGGCCCCGAATCCAGCCCTTCCAGAACCTCACGCTGCACCCGGCCTGCTCCGCTCTCCACTACTCACTGCAG CTCTTTGAAGGTATGAAGGCGTTCAAAGGCAGCGACCGGCAGGTGCGCCTCTTCCGACCCTGGCTCAACATGGACCGCATGCTGCGCTCGGCGCTGCGCCTCTGCCTGCCG AGTTTTGACAAGGTTGAGTTGCTAGAGTGCATCCGCCGGCTGGTGGAAGTGGACAAGGACTGGGTTCCCGACAGCCCCGGCTCCAGCCTCTACGTGCGGCCTGTACTCATCGGGAATGAG CCCTCGCTAGGTGTCGCCAGTTCCACGAGAGCCCTCCTGTTCGTCATTCTCTGTCCTGTGGGCGCATACTTCCCTGGAGATGCCATGAACCCTGTCTCCCTCCTGGCTGACCCAGGATTCATCCGGGCCTGGGCGGGTGGGGTTGGAGACTGCAAACTGGGGGG GAATTATGGGCCCACAGTGTTTGTGCAGCAGGAGGCAAAAAGCAAGGGCTGTGAGCAGGTCCTCTGGCTGTATGGGCCTGACCACCAGCTTACCGAGGTGGGCACCATGAACATCTTCATCTACTGGACCCACGAGGATGGGG tgctggaactGGTGACGCCCCCGTTGAACGGTGTCATCCTGCCTGGAGTCGTCAGACACAGTTTGCTGGACCTGGCCCAGACCTGG CAGGAGTTCCGGGTGGTGGAGCGCCAGGTCACCATGAAGCAGGTGTTGCGAGCACTGGAGGAGGGACGGGTTCGGGAAGTCTTTGGCTCAGGCACCGCTTGCCAGGTCTGCCCTGTGCATCGAATCCTGTACCAAGGCAAG AACCTCCACATCCCCACCATGGAAAATGGGCCAGAGCTAATCCTCCGCTTCCAGAAGGAGCTGAAGGCAATCCAG TATGGAGGAAAAGCCCACGAGTGGATGCTCCCGGTGTGA
- the BCAT2 gene encoding branched-chain-amino-acid aminotransferase, mitochondrial isoform X1, with product MTQKPHKKPDPNETLVFGKTFTDHMLMVEWTEKNGWSRPRIQPFQNLTLHPACSALHYSLQLFEGMKAFKGSDRQVRLFRPWLNMDRMLRSALRLCLPSFDKVELLECIRRLVEVDKDWVPDSPGSSLYVRPVLIGNEPSLGVASSTRALLFVILCPVGAYFPGDAMNPVSLLADPGFIRAWAGGVGDCKLGGNYGPTVFVQQEAKSKGCEQVLWLYGPDHQLTEVGTMNIFIYWTHEDGVLELVTPPLNGVILPGVVRHSLLDLAQTWQEFRVVERQVTMKQVLRALEEGRVREVFGSGTACQVCPVHRILYQGKNLHIPTMENGPELILRFQKELKAIQYGGKAHEWMLPV from the exons ATGACACAGAAGCCACATAAGAAGCCTGACCCCAACGAGACCCTGGTGTTCGGGAAGACATTCACCGACCACATGCTGATGGTGGAATGGACTGAGAAGAATGGCTGGAGCCGGCCCCGAATCCAGCCCTTCCAGAACCTCACGCTGCACCCGGCCTGCTCCGCTCTCCACTACTCACTGCAG CTCTTTGAAGGTATGAAGGCGTTCAAAGGCAGCGACCGGCAGGTGCGCCTCTTCCGACCCTGGCTCAACATGGACCGCATGCTGCGCTCGGCGCTGCGCCTCTGCCTGCCG AGTTTTGACAAGGTTGAGTTGCTAGAGTGCATCCGCCGGCTGGTGGAAGTGGACAAGGACTGGGTTCCCGACAGCCCCGGCTCCAGCCTCTACGTGCGGCCTGTACTCATCGGGAATGAG CCCTCGCTAGGTGTCGCCAGTTCCACGAGAGCCCTCCTGTTCGTCATTCTCTGTCCTGTGGGCGCATACTTCCCTGGAGATGCCATGAACCCTGTCTCCCTCCTGGCTGACCCAGGATTCATCCGGGCCTGGGCGGGTGGGGTTGGAGACTGCAAACTGGGGGG GAATTATGGGCCCACAGTGTTTGTGCAGCAGGAGGCAAAAAGCAAGGGCTGTGAGCAGGTCCTCTGGCTGTATGGGCCTGACCACCAGCTTACCGAGGTGGGCACCATGAACATCTTCATCTACTGGACCCACGAGGATGGGG tgctggaactGGTGACGCCCCCGTTGAACGGTGTCATCCTGCCTGGAGTCGTCAGACACAGTTTGCTGGACCTGGCCCAGACCTGG CAGGAGTTCCGGGTGGTGGAGCGCCAGGTCACCATGAAGCAGGTGTTGCGAGCACTGGAGGAGGGACGGGTTCGGGAAGTCTTTGGCTCAGGCACCGCTTGCCAGGTCTGCCCTGTGCATCGAATCCTGTACCAAGGCAAG AACCTCCACATCCCCACCATGGAAAATGGGCCAGAGCTAATCCTCCGCTTCCAGAAGGAGCTGAAGGCAATCCAG TATGGAGGAAAAGCCCACGAGTGGATGCTCCCGGTGTGA